A genomic window from Streptomyces sp. NBC_00234 includes:
- a CDS encoding S41 family peptidase — MSGPTHRFGPRGLHRGAALTLIFGCVLATAAATGSLPRQDDRRNPGIQARSVASAVDPRDREAVEDAAAEAEADGKSVTDAAQDAVSRSGDRWGAVYDEQEYADFEQALDGSYTGVGLSARRSAGGTVTVSRVEPGGPADRAGIRKGDQLRTVDGHRVDRRPVAEVVALLRGDRTDARAGTEVVLGLRRDGHGWTETLRRARLSTEAVTVRRLGSAPSSAVLIKVTAFTKGTGTEIRDAVRAAHPDAGILLDLRANAGGLVTEAVTAASAFLDGGLVATYDVHGDQRALNAEPGGDTDRPLVVLVDGGTMSAAELLTGALQDRGRAVTVGTRTFGKGSVQMPSKLAGGSVAELTVGHYRTPTGRSVDGQGITPDLVAGTEAQQRAETVLSGLGGGS, encoded by the coding sequence ATGTCAGGCCCCACGCACCGCTTCGGGCCCCGCGGTCTCCACCGCGGGGCGGCCCTGACATTGATCTTCGGGTGTGTGCTCGCCACCGCCGCCGCCACCGGTTCGCTGCCGCGTCAGGACGACCGGAGGAACCCCGGCATACAGGCCCGCTCCGTGGCCTCCGCCGTGGACCCCCGGGACCGTGAGGCGGTCGAGGACGCCGCCGCCGAGGCCGAGGCCGACGGGAAGTCGGTCACCGACGCGGCCCAGGACGCCGTCAGCCGCAGTGGGGACCGCTGGGGCGCGGTGTACGACGAGCAGGAGTACGCGGACTTCGAGCAGGCACTCGACGGCTCGTACACCGGTGTCGGCCTCTCCGCCCGCCGCTCGGCCGGCGGGACGGTCACCGTGTCCCGTGTCGAGCCCGGCGGTCCCGCGGACCGGGCGGGCATCCGCAAGGGCGATCAACTGCGCACGGTCGACGGCCACCGGGTCGACCGGCGTCCCGTCGCCGAGGTCGTCGCCCTGCTGCGCGGGGACCGCACGGACGCCCGGGCGGGCACCGAGGTCGTCCTGGGCCTCCGGCGCGACGGCCACGGCTGGACCGAGACCCTGCGCCGGGCCAGGCTCTCCACCGAGGCCGTCACGGTCCGGCGGCTGGGCAGTGCCCCGTCCTCCGCGGTCCTGATCAAGGTCACCGCCTTCACCAAGGGGACGGGCACCGAGATCCGCGACGCCGTGCGCGCGGCCCACCCGGACGCCGGAATCCTCCTCGACCTCCGCGCCAACGCGGGCGGCCTGGTCACCGAGGCGGTCACCGCCGCCTCCGCCTTCCTGGACGGCGGCCTCGTCGCCACCTACGACGTGCACGGCGACCAGCGCGCCCTGAACGCCGAACCGGGGGGCGACACCGACCGTCCCCTCGTCGTCCTCGTCGACGGCGGCACGATGAGCGCGGCCGAACTCCTGACCGGGGCGCTCCAGGACCGTGGCCGCGCCGTCACCGTGGGCACGCGCACCTTCGGCAAGGGCTCCGTGCAGATGCCGAGCAAGCTCGCGGGCGGCTCGGTGGCCGAACTGACCGTCGGGCACTACCGCACACCGACGGGCCGCAGCGTGGACGGACAGGGCATCACCCCGGACCTCGTGGCCGGTACGGAGGCCCAGCAGCGGGCCGAGACAGTATTGAGTGGCCTCGGGGGTGGGTCGTAG
- the ftsX gene encoding permease-like cell division protein FtsX: protein MRAQFVLSEIGVGLRRNLTMTFAVVVSVALSLALFGGALLIRDQVSSMKTYWYDKVNVSIFLCNKSDAKDVPKCAKGAVTPQQKKEIKADLEKMDAVEKPVLFETVDQAYKHYQEQFGDSPMAGNITPDQMQESFRVKLKDPQKYKVVATAFAGRDGVQSVQDQRSILDNLFGLMNGMNKVALFVMALMLVIALMLIVNTVRVSAFSRRRETGIMRLVGASGFYIQMPFIMEAAFAGLIGGVLACLMLIGGRYFLIDGGLALQEKLNLIEFIGWDAVLTKLPLVLAIGLLMPAFAALFALRKYLKV, encoded by the coding sequence ATGCGCGCCCAGTTCGTCCTGTCGGAGATCGGAGTCGGTCTCCGTCGCAACCTCACGATGACCTTCGCCGTGGTGGTCTCTGTCGCCCTCTCGCTCGCCCTGTTCGGCGGTGCGCTGCTGATTCGCGACCAGGTCAGCTCGATGAAGACCTACTGGTACGACAAGGTCAACGTCTCGATCTTCCTCTGCAACAAGAGTGACGCCAAGGACGTACCCAAGTGCGCCAAGGGTGCGGTCACTCCTCAGCAGAAGAAGGAGATCAAGGCCGATCTCGAAAAGATGGACGCCGTCGAGAAGCCGGTCCTCTTCGAGACGGTCGACCAGGCGTACAAGCACTACCAGGAGCAGTTCGGCGACTCCCCGATGGCCGGCAACATCACGCCGGACCAGATGCAGGAGTCGTTCCGGGTCAAGCTGAAGGACCCGCAGAAGTACAAGGTCGTCGCCACCGCCTTCGCGGGGCGTGACGGCGTGCAGTCCGTCCAGGACCAGAGATCCATTCTGGACAACCTCTTCGGGCTGATGAACGGCATGAACAAGGTGGCGCTCTTCGTCATGGCGCTGATGCTGGTCATCGCGCTGATGCTGATCGTCAACACCGTCCGCGTCTCGGCGTTCAGCCGCAGACGGGAGACGGGGATCATGCGGCTCGTCGGCGCCTCCGGCTTCTACATCCAGATGCCGTTCATCATGGAGGCCGCCTTCGCCGGACTGATCGGTGGCGTACTCGCCTGCCTCATGCTGATAGGAGGCCGGTACTTCCTGATCGACGGTGGACTCGCCCTCCAGGAGAAGCTGAACCTGATCGAGTTCATCGGCTGGGACGCGGTCCTCACGAAGCTGCCGCTGGTCCTCGCGATCGGCCTGCTGATGCCGGCCTTCGCGGCGCTCTTCGCGCTCCGCAAGTACCTCAAGGTGTGA
- the ftsE gene encoding cell division ATP-binding protein FtsE: MIRFDNVSKTYPKQSRPALRDVSLDIEKGEFVFLVGSSGSGKSTFMRLILREERASQGMVHVLGKDLARLSNWKVPQMRRQLGTVFQDFRLLPNKTVAENVAFAQEVIGKPRGEIRKAVPQVLDLVGLGGKEDRMPGELSGGEQQRVAIARAFVNRPMLLIADEPTGNLDPQTSVGIMKLLDRINRTGTTVIMATHDQNIVDQMRKRVIELEQGRLVRDQARGVYGYQH; the protein is encoded by the coding sequence GTGATCCGATTCGACAACGTCTCCAAGACCTACCCGAAGCAGAGCCGTCCTGCGCTCCGGGATGTGTCACTCGACATCGAGAAGGGTGAGTTCGTCTTCCTGGTGGGCTCCTCCGGCTCCGGCAAGTCCACCTTCATGCGGCTGATCCTGCGTGAAGAGCGCGCCAGCCAGGGCATGGTTCATGTGCTCGGCAAGGACCTCGCGCGGCTGTCCAACTGGAAAGTGCCGCAGATGCGCCGCCAGTTGGGCACGGTCTTCCAGGACTTCCGCCTTCTCCCCAACAAGACCGTCGCCGAGAACGTGGCCTTCGCGCAGGAGGTCATCGGCAAGCCGCGCGGAGAGATCCGCAAGGCGGTGCCCCAGGTTCTCGACCTCGTCGGTCTCGGCGGCAAGGAGGACCGGATGCCCGGCGAGCTCTCCGGTGGTGAGCAGCAGCGCGTGGCGATCGCGCGCGCGTTCGTGAACCGTCCCATGCTGCTGATCGCCGACGAGCCGACCGGCAACCTCGACCCGCAGACCTCCGTGGGCATCATGAAGCTGCTGGACCGGATCAACCGGACCGGCACCACCGTGATCATGGCGACCCACGACCAGAACATCGTCGACCAGATGCGCAAACGCGTCATCGAGCTCGAGCAGGGCCGTCTCGTACGTGACCAGGCGCGCGGCGTCTACGGCTACCAGCACTGA
- the prfB gene encoding peptide chain release factor 2, giving the protein MAVVDISEELKSLSSTMGSIEAVLDLDALRADIAALEEQAAAPSLWDDPEAAQKITSKLSHLQAEVRKTEALRGRIDDLGIMFELAEDEGDADALVEAEAELESVRKALDEMEVRTLLSGEYDAREALVTIRAEAGGVDAADFAEKLQRMYIRWAERHGYKTEVYETAYAEEAGIKSTTFAVEVPYAYGTLSVEQGTHRLVRISPFDNQGRRQTSFAGVEVLPVVEQTDHIEIDESELRVDVYRSSGPGGQGVNTTDSAVRLTHLATGIVVSCQNERSQIQNKASAMNVLQAKLLERRRQEEQAKMNALKGDGGNSWGNQMRSYVLHPYQMVKDLRTEFEMGNPEAVFNGEIDGFIEAGIRWRKQSEK; this is encoded by the coding sequence GTGGCAGTCGTCGATATTTCCGAAGAGCTGAAGTCCCTCTCCTCCACCATGGGGTCGATCGAGGCCGTCCTGGACCTGGATGCGTTGAGGGCGGACATCGCCGCGCTCGAGGAGCAGGCTGCGGCGCCGTCCCTCTGGGACGACCCGGAGGCGGCACAGAAGATCACGAGCAAGCTTTCGCACCTCCAGGCCGAGGTCCGCAAGACCGAGGCCCTGCGTGGCCGCATCGATGATCTCGGCATCATGTTCGAGCTCGCCGAGGACGAGGGCGACGCGGACGCGCTCGTCGAGGCCGAGGCCGAGCTGGAGTCGGTGCGCAAGGCGCTGGACGAGATGGAGGTCCGCACCCTTCTCTCCGGCGAGTACGACGCGCGTGAGGCCCTGGTCACCATCCGTGCCGAGGCGGGCGGCGTCGACGCCGCCGACTTCGCCGAGAAGCTCCAGCGCATGTACATCCGCTGGGCCGAGCGGCACGGCTACAAGACCGAGGTCTACGAGACGGCGTACGCCGAAGAGGCCGGCATCAAGTCGACCACCTTCGCCGTCGAGGTGCCGTACGCGTACGGCACGCTCTCCGTCGAGCAGGGCACCCACCGGCTCGTCCGGATCTCGCCGTTCGACAACCAGGGCCGCCGCCAGACGTCCTTCGCGGGCGTCGAGGTGCTGCCGGTGGTCGAGCAGACCGACCACATCGAGATCGACGAGTCCGAGCTGCGCGTGGACGTCTACCGGTCCTCGGGCCCCGGCGGTCAGGGCGTCAACACCACGGACTCCGCGGTGCGCCTGACCCACCTGGCCACCGGCATCGTCGTCTCCTGCCAGAACGAGCGCTCGCAGATCCAGAACAAGGCGTCCGCGATGAACGTCCTCCAGGCGAAGCTCCTTGAGCGCCGCCGCCAGGAGGAGCAGGCGAAGATGAACGCGCTCAAGGGCGACGGCGGCAACTCCTGGGGCAACCAGATGCGTTCGTACGTCCTGCACCCGTACCAGATGGTCAAGGACCTGCGTACGGAGTTCGAGATGGGCAACCCCGAAGCGGTCTTCAACGGCGAGATCGACGGCTTCATCGAGGCCGGTATCCGCTGGCGCAAGCAGAGCGAGAAGTAG
- a CDS encoding serine/threonine-protein kinase has product MARNIGSRYTAHQILGRGSAGTVWLGEGPEGPVAIKLLREDLASDQELVGRFVQERTALLGLDHPHVVAVRDLVVDGTDLALVMDLVRGTDLRTRLDRERRLAPEAAVAIIADVADGLAAAHAAGVVHRDVKPENILLDMEGPLGPGGSHPALLTDFGVAKLIDTPRRTKATKIIGTPDYLAPEIVEGLPPRAAVDIYALATVLYELLAGFTPFGGGHPGAVLRRHVTETVVPLPGIPEELWQLLVQCLAKAPASRLRASELAARLRELLPLLAGIPPLDVDEPDNEPEPQIYDEQQYTPAAEEPRRRGAVPLVPGSSPDSNRDTHTSMRVPGPDELAGGPLGTARAPRAPGRPRPGSARNKSAAVRKRRITLGVAALVLGAAVGVGGWLASGGDGTDTAPQDTKNSAPASP; this is encoded by the coding sequence TTGGCACGGAATATCGGCAGCCGGTACACCGCCCACCAGATCCTGGGGCGCGGCAGCGCCGGCACGGTGTGGCTCGGCGAGGGGCCGGAAGGCCCGGTCGCCATCAAGCTGCTGCGCGAGGACCTCGCGTCCGACCAGGAGCTCGTGGGCCGCTTCGTGCAGGAGCGCACCGCCCTGCTCGGACTCGACCATCCGCACGTCGTCGCCGTCCGCGACCTCGTCGTGGACGGCACCGACCTGGCGCTCGTCATGGATCTCGTACGCGGCACAGATCTGCGCACCCGTCTCGACCGGGAGCGCAGGCTCGCCCCCGAGGCGGCGGTCGCGATCATCGCGGACGTCGCGGACGGCCTGGCCGCCGCGCACGCCGCCGGGGTGGTCCACCGCGACGTCAAGCCGGAGAACATCCTGCTCGACATGGAGGGCCCGCTCGGCCCCGGTGGCTCGCACCCGGCCCTGCTCACCGACTTCGGCGTCGCCAAGCTGATCGACACCCCTCGGCGCACCAAGGCCACCAAGATCATCGGAACGCCGGACTACCTGGCCCCCGAGATCGTCGAGGGCCTCCCGCCGCGCGCCGCCGTCGACATATACGCCCTCGCGACGGTCCTGTACGAGCTCCTCGCGGGCTTCACGCCCTTCGGCGGCGGCCACCCCGGTGCCGTCCTGCGCCGTCACGTCACGGAGACGGTCGTCCCCCTCCCGGGCATCCCCGAGGAGCTCTGGCAGCTCCTGGTCCAGTGCCTGGCCAAGGCGCCGGCCTCCCGGCTGCGCGCCTCCGAGCTCGCGGCCAGGCTGCGCGAGCTGCTTCCGCTGCTGGCCGGCATCCCGCCGCTGGACGTGGACGAGCCGGACAACGAGCCGGAACCGCAGATCTACGACGAGCAGCAGTACACCCCGGCCGCCGAGGAGCCCCGCAGGCGGGGCGCCGTCCCGCTCGTCCCCGGCTCCTCCCCGGACTCCAACCGCGACACCCACACGAGCATGCGCGTCCCGGGCCCCGACGAGCTGGCCGGAGGCCCGCTCGGCACCGCGCGCGCCCCGCGCGCGCCGGGCCGTCCGCGCCCCGGCTCGGCCCGCAACAAATCGGCCGCGGTCCGTAAGCGGCGGATCACCCTGGGTGTGGCGGCGCTCGTCCTCGGTGCCGCGGTGGGTGTGGGCGGCTGGCTGGCCAGCGGCGGCGACGGCACGGACACCGCCCCGCAGGACACGAAGAACTCGGCGCCCGCATCGCCCTAG
- a CDS encoding serine/threonine-protein kinase, whose translation MRPVGSKYLLEEPLGRGATGTVWRARQRETAGAEAAVAGQPGETVAIKVLKEELANDADVVMRFLRERSVLLRLTHENIVRTRDLVVEGDLLALVMDLIDGPDLHRYLRENGPLTPVAASLLTAQIADALAASHADGVVHRDLKPANVLLDERNGQMHPMLTDFGIARLADSPGLTRTHEFVGTPAYVAPESAEGRPQTSAVDIYGAGILLYELVTGRPPFAGGTALEVLHRHLSEEPRRPTTVPAPLWTVIERCLRKDPDQRPSAENLARALRTVAAGIGVHANSAQIAAADGVGALLAPDPAPAAVPETPGAADPTQVLPSNAGSYDPNAYDPAAATSVMRQNPGPNQGQGYGQGAGGADPTSVMPPVPPRPDGPPEPDGPHPWQSQLQAARDRNEQTQVQYLDPSQDPLRRRPQRQQQPPQQQQQRQQPPQRQQYQQQPQRYQQPQQHQPQNQPQQRQQYAPPQQPPPQQPAPRQPRQRSANPMRIPGLGCLKGCLFTVVLLIVASWLIWELTPLQDWVAQGKSYWEAIGDAITTVTDWVSELGNAADSVEKAGN comes from the coding sequence GTGCGGCCTGTAGGCAGCAAGTACCTCCTGGAGGAGCCGCTCGGACGCGGCGCCACCGGCACCGTCTGGCGAGCCCGCCAGCGGGAGACCGCGGGCGCCGAGGCGGCCGTCGCGGGCCAGCCCGGCGAGACCGTTGCGATCAAGGTCCTCAAGGAGGAGCTCGCCAACGACGCGGACGTCGTGATGCGGTTCCTGCGCGAGCGCTCCGTGCTGCTGCGGCTCACCCACGAGAACATCGTGCGCACCCGGGACCTGGTCGTCGAGGGCGATCTCCTCGCCCTCGTCATGGACCTGATCGACGGTCCCGACCTGCACCGCTATCTCCGCGAGAACGGCCCGCTCACCCCGGTCGCCGCCTCCCTCCTCACCGCACAGATCGCGGACGCGCTCGCCGCCAGCCACGCCGACGGCGTCGTCCACCGCGACCTCAAGCCCGCGAACGTGCTGCTCGACGAGCGCAACGGTCAGATGCACCCGATGCTCACCGACTTCGGCATCGCGCGGCTCGCGGACTCCCCGGGCCTGACCCGGACCCACGAGTTCGTCGGCACGCCGGCCTATGTGGCGCCGGAGTCCGCCGAGGGCCGCCCGCAGACCTCCGCCGTGGACATCTACGGCGCGGGCATCCTGCTGTACGAGCTGGTCACCGGCCGTCCGCCCTTCGCGGGCGGCACCGCACTCGAAGTCCTGCACCGGCACCTCAGCGAGGAGCCGCGCCGCCCCACGACGGTGCCCGCACCGCTGTGGACGGTCATAGAGCGCTGCCTGCGCAAGGACCCCGACCAGCGGCCGAGCGCCGAGAACCTCGCCCGGGCGCTGCGTACCGTCGCCGCGGGCATCGGCGTGCACGCCAACTCCGCGCAGATCGCCGCGGCCGACGGCGTGGGCGCCCTGCTCGCCCCCGACCCGGCACCCGCCGCGGTGCCGGAGACCCCGGGCGCGGCCGACCCCACGCAGGTGCTGCCGAGCAACGCGGGCTCGTACGACCCGAACGCCTACGACCCCGCCGCCGCGACCAGCGTCATGCGGCAGAACCCGGGCCCGAACCAGGGACAGGGATACGGCCAGGGGGCGGGCGGCGCCGATCCGACCTCCGTCATGCCGCCCGTACCGCCCCGCCCCGACGGCCCTCCGGAGCCCGACGGCCCGCACCCCTGGCAGTCGCAGCTCCAGGCGGCGCGCGACCGCAACGAGCAGACGCAGGTCCAGTACCTCGACCCGAGCCAGGACCCGCTGCGCCGCCGGCCCCAGCGCCAGCAGCAGCCGCCCCAGCAGCAGCAACAGCGCCAGCAGCCCCCGCAGCGCCAGCAGTATCAGCAGCAGCCCCAGCGCTACCAGCAGCCTCAGCAGCACCAGCCTCAGAACCAGCCGCAGCAGCGCCAGCAGTACGCGCCGCCGCAGCAGCCTCCGCCCCAGCAGCCGGCTCCCCGGCAGCCGAGGCAGCGCAGCGCCAACCCGATGCGCATCCCGGGACTCGGCTGCCTGAAGGGCTGCCTGTTCACCGTGGTGCTGCTGATCGTCGCGAGCTGGCTGATCTGGGAACTGACGCCGCTCCAGGACTGGGTGGCCCAGGGCAAGAGCTACTGGGAGGCGATCGGCGACGCGATCACCACCGTGACGGACTGGGTCTCGGAGCTGGGCAACGCCGCCGACAGCGTCGAGAAGGCCGGCAACTGA
- a CDS encoding FHA domain-containing protein, translating to MQIRLTVLAPRSGQTPPPARACDVLVTAPAGTALAAVASGLASAVSGPDGSMGGGAVVLFAGRERLDAQRIALGEPPLVDGAVLSLQMPGEDEAVDDAVPAHLHVIAGPDAGGVHLLHGGQIRIGRSADADVPLDDPDVSRLHCAVTVSEDGRVSVADLGSTNGTSLDGTEVHDRPVRLNPGALLRLGESTLRLTSGTRAPVLPTAPDGEGHLRVNRASVTHAPAPGRPEPGSGERYGEGYGTHAAHAYGEAASQGGQVPAGHDAHRYGQDGAHSPATHGHGTRVSPDEAPRRGGIGAWARRLAGGRGEAAHDTAGQADDARATPSSSSSFSASSVSSSAPRRSAAPEGTWPDPAAVLLTALGPGPRLWERDPAHPEALVVRLGTTDRAELPAVPVTVGLREAGSLGLAGPRARLAGLARSVVAQLAALHSPFDLEIVLISTDRTRGTDERRREWAWLGWLPHLRPMHGQDCRLLLAYDREQATARTAELVRRLDEGPLGPGWASVDRATVAEAARRHTGPYTVVIVDGDPGSAALRETTARLAGAGAAAGIHLICLAEAPASSPTSPVDATYDAACRASIAFRECGAVAMLSGDVATALRLLRTAGGRTAGHGTVAAVDAVSVAWAERFGRALAPLREEGSVALPGRPMAAALPPSARLLDELGLARATPASLMARWASTAEEQPGATPRPAASPGPSATDLDTPGSGRTVSTAARVGPQRTAPERDTRDSDRTPYPGTTSYGSGRTPYPGTDHTGSGRTPYPRTDSTGSGRTPYPATDHTGSGRTPYPSTEASGSGRTPYPRTDSTGSGRTPYPATDHTGSGRTPHPRTAAQVQRREEAVGAESVGRGPGGGPAVYAGRPVIVLGAGPRGALSVDLADEGPHLLVEGPAGSGRTELLRAVAASLAAAARPDRLGILLIDGAGSERGEGLRPCTELPHVFTHLVASDPVRMREFAQALGGELKRRAELLGPLDFAEWHARHEVSQRIVGQRPPSPAEQRGDLDSPATGTLRLRPAARTAAPGPSPLPRLVVLADDFDALVAPALGSPGRPAAGSVVRALEAVARDGGRLGVHLVATSARPDRTEDTELARGARLRIILDAPAVPPSPDEPAPGRGRLGHPDGRVTPFQGGRVTGRIPRTATLRPTVVPLEWERMGDPPTRRPVRELGNGPTDLALLASALERAARSVNAERLPPLLPFPS from the coding sequence ATGCAGATCCGGCTGACCGTCCTCGCGCCGCGCAGCGGCCAGACCCCGCCCCCGGCGCGCGCCTGCGATGTGCTCGTCACCGCCCCGGCGGGCACGGCACTCGCGGCTGTCGCCTCCGGCCTGGCCTCGGCCGTCTCCGGCCCCGACGGCTCCATGGGCGGCGGCGCGGTGGTGCTGTTCGCCGGGCGCGAGCGGCTCGACGCGCAGCGCATCGCCCTGGGCGAACCCCCACTGGTGGACGGCGCGGTCCTCTCGCTCCAGATGCCCGGTGAGGACGAGGCGGTGGACGACGCCGTCCCCGCGCACCTCCATGTGATCGCCGGGCCCGACGCGGGCGGGGTGCATCTGCTGCACGGCGGACAGATCCGGATCGGCCGCTCCGCCGACGCGGACGTCCCGCTCGACGACCCGGACGTGTCCCGGCTGCACTGCGCGGTGACGGTCTCCGAGGACGGCCGGGTCTCGGTGGCCGACCTGGGCTCCACGAACGGCACCTCGCTGGACGGCACGGAAGTCCACGACCGGCCGGTCCGGCTGAACCCGGGTGCGCTGCTGCGCCTCGGCGAATCGACGCTCCGGCTCACTTCGGGCACCCGTGCCCCCGTGCTGCCGACGGCCCCGGACGGCGAGGGCCACCTCCGGGTCAACCGGGCGTCCGTCACCCACGCCCCGGCCCCGGGCCGTCCCGAGCCGGGATCAGGAGAGCGGTACGGCGAGGGGTACGGGACCCACGCGGCGCACGCGTACGGCGAGGCCGCCTCGCAGGGCGGCCAGGTACCGGCCGGACACGACGCCCACCGCTACGGACAGGACGGGGCGCACTCCCCCGCCACCCATGGGCACGGCACCCGTGTCTCTCCGGACGAGGCTCCCCGGCGCGGCGGCATAGGCGCCTGGGCGCGACGGCTCGCCGGCGGCAGGGGCGAGGCGGCGCACGACACGGCGGGGCAGGCGGACGACGCCCGCGCCACGCCCTCCTCTTCCTCTTCCTTCTCCGCTTCCTCCGTCTCCTCCTCGGCGCCCCGGCGTTCCGCCGCCCCGGAGGGGACGTGGCCCGACCCGGCGGCGGTGCTGTTGACCGCGCTCGGCCCCGGCCCGCGCCTGTGGGAGCGCGACCCCGCGCATCCCGAGGCCCTGGTCGTACGGCTGGGGACGACCGACCGGGCCGAGCTGCCCGCCGTTCCGGTGACCGTGGGGCTGCGGGAGGCCGGTTCGCTCGGTCTCGCGGGGCCGAGGGCCCGGCTGGCCGGACTGGCCCGGTCGGTGGTGGCGCAGCTCGCCGCGCTGCACTCCCCTTTCGATCTGGAGATCGTGCTGATCAGCACGGACCGCACGCGCGGCACGGACGAGCGCCGGCGCGAGTGGGCGTGGCTCGGGTGGCTGCCGCATCTGCGGCCGATGCACGGGCAGGACTGCCGCCTGCTCCTCGCGTACGACCGGGAACAGGCCACGGCCCGGACGGCGGAGCTGGTGCGCCGGCTGGACGAGGGGCCGCTCGGGCCCGGCTGGGCGAGCGTCGACCGGGCCACGGTCGCCGAGGCCGCCCGGCGGCACACGGGGCCGTACACCGTGGTGATCGTCGACGGTGACCCCGGTTCCGCGGCGCTGCGCGAGACCACGGCGAGGCTGGCCGGTGCGGGGGCGGCTGCCGGTATCCATCTGATCTGCCTGGCCGAGGCTCCCGCGTCGTCGCCCACCTCGCCCGTCGACGCGACGTACGACGCCGCCTGCCGGGCCTCGATCGCGTTCCGGGAGTGCGGGGCCGTCGCCATGCTGAGCGGCGACGTGGCGACCGCGCTGCGCCTGTTGCGTACGGCGGGCGGACGGACCGCGGGCCACGGCACCGTGGCGGCCGTGGATGCGGTGTCGGTGGCCTGGGCCGAGCGGTTCGGGCGGGCGCTGGCCCCGCTGCGCGAGGAGGGCTCGGTGGCCCTGCCCGGTCGCCCGATGGCCGCGGCGCTGCCGCCGTCCGCACGCCTGCTGGACGAGCTGGGCCTGGCGCGGGCCACCCCGGCGTCGCTGATGGCGCGCTGGGCCTCCACGGCGGAGGAACAGCCGGGTGCGACGCCTCGCCCCGCCGCCTCGCCCGGCCCGTCCGCGACGGACCTGGACACCCCGGGCTCGGGGCGCACCGTCAGCACGGCCGCCCGCGTGGGCCCCCAGCGCACCGCCCCGGAGAGGGACACCCGCGACTCGGACCGCACCCCGTACCCGGGAACCACGTCCTACGGCTCGGGCCGTACGCCGTACCCGGGCACGGACCACACTGGCTCCGGACGCACCCCGTACCCCCGCACCGACAGCACGGGCTCCGGCCGCACCCCGTACCCCGCCACGGACCACACCGGCTCCGGACGCACCCCGTACCCGAGCACCGAGGCGTCCGGCTCCGGGCGTACGCCGTACCCCCGCACCGACAGCACGGGCTCCGGCCGCACCCCGTACCCCGCCACGGACCACACCGGCTCCGGACGCACCCCGCATCCCCGGACCGCCGCGCAGGTGCAGCGGCGCGAGGAGGCCGTGGGGGCGGAGTCCGTGGGCCGCGGTCCGGGTGGGGGTCCGGCGGTGTACGCCGGGCGGCCCGTGATCGTGCTCGGGGCCGGGCCCCGGGGGGCCCTCAGCGTCGATCTGGCCGACGAGGGACCGCACCTGCTCGTCGAGGGCCCCGCGGGCAGCGGTCGTACGGAGCTGCTGCGTGCCGTCGCCGCCTCGCTGGCCGCCGCGGCCCGGCCCGACCGGCTCGGCATCCTGCTCATCGACGGCGCGGGCAGCGAACGCGGCGAGGGGCTGCGCCCCTGCACGGAACTCCCGCACGTCTTCACGCACTTGGTGGCCTCCGATCCCGTGCGGATGCGGGAGTTCGCCCAGGCCCTGGGCGGGGAGCTGAAGCGCCGGGCGGAGCTGCTCGGCCCGCTGGACTTCGCCGAGTGGCACGCGCGGCACGAGGTGTCGCAGCGGATCGTGGGCCAGCGTCCGCCCAGCCCTGCCGAGCAGCGCGGCGATCTGGACTCACCGGCCACCGGCACCCTGCGGCTGAGGCCCGCCGCGCGGACCGCCGCCCCGGGCCCTTCGCCGCTGCCCCGGCTCGTCGTCCTGGCGGACGACTTCGACGCTCTGGTCGCCCCCGCGCTCGGCAGCCCCGGCCGTCCCGCCGCCGGGTCCGTCGTCCGTGCCCTGGAAGCCGTGGCCAGGGACGGCGGCCGGCTCGGCGTCCACCTGGTCGCGACCTCCGCGCGCCCGGACCGCACGGAGGACACCGAACTGGCCCGCGGGGCCCGGCTGCGGATCATCCTCGACGCACCGGCCGTACCGCCCTCCCCGGACGAACCCGCCCCGGGCCGGGGGAGGCTGGGGCATCCGGACGGCCGGGTCACACCGTTCCAGGGGGGCCGGGTCACCGGCCGCATCCCCCGTACGGCGACGCTGCGTCCCACCGTCGTCCCGCTGGAATGGGAGCGGATGGGCGATCCGCCCACCCGGCGCCCCGTCCGCGAGCTGGGCAACGGACCGACGGACCTGGCGCTGCTGGCCAGCGCCCTGGAGCGGGCGGCCCGTTCGGTGAACGCGGAGCGACTGCCCCCACTTCTCCCCTTCCCCTCCTGA